A region from the Triticum urartu cultivar G1812 chromosome 1, Tu2.1, whole genome shotgun sequence genome encodes:
- the LOC125539297 gene encoding expansin-A31-like, with translation MAAGMRFLQLFATVLAFCFVPAKSGYWLPAHATFYGGADGSDTMGGACGYENLYNAGYGINNAALSTALFNNGLSCGQCYLITCDTSKSNMCKPGTSITVSATNFCPPNWALPSDNGGWCNPPRVHFDMSQPAWENLAIYRAGIVPVLYQQVACQRQGGLRFTISGFNYFELVLVTNMAGSGSVKSMSVKGTNTAWIPMSQNWGANWQCLAGLQGQALSFAITSSGGQYKVFQDVVPAWWLFGQTFSTWQQFDY, from the exons ATGGCAGCTGGGATGCGCTTCTTGCAGCTGTTCGCGACGGTTCTCGCGTTCTGCTTTGTGCCGGCCAAGTCCGGCTACTGGCTGCCGGCCCATGCCACGTTCTACGGCGGTGCCGACGGCTCTGACACAATGG GTGGCGCATGTGGGTACGAGAACCTGTACAACGCCGGGTACGGGATCAACAACGCTGCGCTGAGCACGGCGCTCTTCAACAATGGCTTGTCGTGCGGGCAGTGTTACCTCATCACCTGTGACACCAGCAAGTCGAACATGTGCAAGCCCGGCACGTCCATCACCGTCTCTGCAACCAACTTCTGCCCTCCCAACTGGGCTCTCCCCAGCGACAACGGTGGCTGGTGCAACCCTCCCCGTGTCCACTTCGACATGTCCCAGCCCGCCTGGGAGAACCTCGCCATCTACCGCGCCGGCATCGTCCCCGTCCTCTACCAGCAGGTCGCGTGCCAGAGGCAGGGCGGCCTACGCTTCACCATCAGCGGTTTCAATTACTTCGAGCTTGTGCTGGTTACCAACATGGCCGGGAGCGGGTCGGTCAAGAGCATGTCAGTCAAGGGGACCAACACCGCGTGGATCCCCATGTCCCAGAACTGGGGCGCTAACTGGCAGTGCCTAGCGGGGCTGCAAGGACAAGCGCTCAGCTTCGCGATCACCTCCTCCGGTGGACAGTACAAGGTCTTCCAGGACGTCGTGCCGGCGTGGTGGTTGTTCGGACAGACGTTCTCCACCTGGCAACAGTTCGACTACTAG